The following are encoded in a window of Phytoactinopolyspora mesophila genomic DNA:
- a CDS encoding sugar kinase, with the protein MSGLVTLGETMALISAAQVGALASNRDMRLSVAGAETNVAIGVCRLGGRATWISRLGDDAFGELIQRELRAEGVDTVVRVDPSRPTGLMIKERPNALRTHVRYYRTGSAASAITAFDIDTDAIAAADVLHVTGITPALGPGPASAVQQAVDIARQHETLVSLDLNYRASLWSREEASAALTHLVERAHVVFAGPEEASLVVPDGSVEELAHAVSGLGPGQVVLKLGAEGAYSIIDGQIRKTPAVAVPVVDTVGAGDAFVAGYLAEWMAGEAADKRLDTAVSAGAFACTTLGDWEGLPHRGDLESFGAPDSVQR; encoded by the coding sequence ATGAGCGGGCTGGTCACGCTTGGCGAAACCATGGCGCTGATCTCGGCGGCGCAGGTGGGGGCACTGGCCAGCAACCGCGACATGCGGCTCTCGGTGGCCGGCGCGGAGACCAATGTCGCCATCGGTGTATGCCGGCTGGGCGGCCGGGCTACCTGGATCAGCCGGCTGGGCGACGACGCATTCGGGGAACTGATCCAACGGGAGCTGCGAGCCGAAGGTGTTGACACCGTCGTTCGCGTCGACCCGAGCCGCCCCACCGGCCTGATGATCAAGGAACGTCCGAATGCGCTGCGGACCCACGTGCGCTATTACCGCACCGGCAGCGCGGCGTCGGCCATCACCGCGTTCGACATCGACACCGATGCGATTGCCGCGGCCGACGTGCTGCACGTCACCGGCATCACACCCGCGCTCGGTCCCGGACCGGCGTCTGCGGTGCAACAGGCGGTGGATATTGCCCGGCAGCACGAGACCTTGGTGTCGTTGGACCTGAACTACCGCGCCAGCCTGTGGAGCAGGGAAGAAGCGAGCGCGGCGCTGACGCATCTGGTGGAACGCGCACACGTGGTCTTCGCCGGGCCGGAGGAGGCGTCTCTTGTCGTGCCCGATGGGTCTGTCGAAGAACTCGCCCATGCGGTGAGCGGGCTCGGTCCGGGCCAAGTGGTGCTCAAGCTAGGTGCCGAGGGTGCCTATTCGATCATCGACGGCCAGATCCGCAAGACCCCGGCGGTGGCGGTCCCCGTCGTGGACACCGTCGGTGCCGGCGACGCATTCGTGGCCGGGTACCTGGCCGAGTGGATGGCCGGCGAGGCGGCGGACAAGCGGCTGGATACCGCCGTTTCCGCAGGTGCGTTCGCCTGCACCACGCTCGGCGACTGGGAAGGTCTGCCGCATCGTGGCGACCTCGAATCGTTCGGCGCCCCGGATTCGGTCCAGAGGTAA
- a CDS encoding bifunctional 4-hydroxy-2-oxoglutarate aldolase/2-dehydro-3-deoxy-phosphogluconate aldolase, protein MNKADPFRRLAPSPQLQETGVMAILRASSADRFGEICRVLVDAGVSCLEITLTSPGAVDAIASVRAELPSTVDVGAGTVTTPDEARAVLDAGAGFVVSPSVELDVIRTCAEAGVPVYPGALSPTEIITAWRAGASAVKVFPASAVGPSYFKNVAGPFPDVRLMPTGGVALDHIGDWIRAGAIGVGLGGPLQGDAAAGGDLDALAERAERALSEVRRARQGSA, encoded by the coding sequence ATGAACAAGGCCGACCCGTTCCGCCGATTGGCGCCGAGTCCACAACTGCAGGAGACCGGTGTCATGGCCATCCTGCGGGCCAGTTCCGCAGACCGGTTCGGTGAGATATGCCGGGTGCTTGTCGATGCCGGAGTCAGCTGCCTGGAGATCACCTTGACATCTCCGGGAGCCGTCGATGCGATCGCGTCGGTTCGGGCGGAGCTGCCTTCGACCGTGGACGTCGGGGCGGGCACTGTCACAACCCCCGACGAGGCCCGCGCCGTGCTCGATGCCGGGGCGGGGTTCGTGGTGTCGCCGTCCGTCGAGTTAGACGTGATCCGCACCTGTGCGGAGGCCGGCGTGCCGGTGTACCCGGGCGCGCTGAGTCCTACCGAGATCATCACCGCGTGGCGGGCGGGCGCCAGCGCGGTCAAGGTGTTCCCGGCGTCGGCGGTCGGGCCGTCGTACTTCAAGAACGTCGCAGGACCATTTCCCGACGTGCGGCTCATGCCCACCGGCGGCGTGGCGCTCGACCACATCGGTGACTGGATCCGTGCGGGGGCCATCGGCGTGGGGCTGGGCGGTCCGCTCCAGGGCGACGCAGCGGCCGGCGGGGACCTGGACGCGTTGGCCGAGCGTGCCGAGCGGGCGCTCAGCGAGGTCCGCCGTGCCAGGCAGGGCAGCGCATGA